A region of Reichenbachiella carrageenanivorans DNA encodes the following proteins:
- a CDS encoding substrate-binding domain-containing protein yields MRKTGILYLILLFTTQLATGQDLKVGLLFDQFASVRWEVDASQLTSEFKKNGIEVIVKVAHSSLEKQVSQAQELADEGVKVFVVIAVDGRKSSAILDIAKSNDILVVAYDRLILDPRVDLYVSYNNLEVGRMQAQAMIDNVKKGNILMMNGPVADNNAVQFRKGHLEVLDPLVKSGQITIVDDLVLDTWSDVSALMKLYEVGPDFSKIDGMLSAIDWFNDAAMEYTGDSAMFTKIYMTGQDPSTATAIKLKKDIQNMTVCKPIAPLAIKTVELTMAKLNNQKTKGLQKTSVGSDSIDSYLLTPIYVDKNNVDEYQDEFLK; encoded by the coding sequence ATGAGAAAGACAGGAATACTTTACTTAATTCTATTATTCACAACCCAACTAGCCACTGGGCAAGACCTTAAAGTCGGTTTATTATTCGATCAGTTCGCAAGTGTAAGGTGGGAAGTGGATGCTAGTCAGCTCACCTCTGAATTCAAAAAGAATGGAATAGAAGTCATCGTGAAAGTGGCTCACTCCAGCTTAGAAAAGCAAGTCAGCCAGGCACAAGAGCTAGCAGATGAAGGAGTCAAAGTTTTTGTGGTTATTGCCGTAGACGGACGTAAGTCCTCCGCCATCTTAGACATTGCCAAATCCAATGACATCCTAGTAGTCGCCTATGACCGCCTGATACTCGATCCTCGTGTAGACTTATATGTCTCGTACAACAATCTTGAAGTAGGGCGAATGCAAGCGCAAGCCATGATTGACAATGTGAAGAAAGGAAATATTCTGATGATGAATGGCCCTGTAGCAGACAATAATGCTGTGCAATTCAGAAAAGGACACTTGGAGGTGCTAGATCCCTTGGTCAAATCAGGACAGATCACGATTGTAGATGATTTAGTCTTAGACACGTGGTCGGATGTAAGCGCCCTTATGAAGCTCTATGAAGTCGGCCCAGATTTTAGCAAAATCGACGGTATGCTTTCTGCCATCGATTGGTTCAACGACGCCGCTATGGAGTACACTGGCGACTCGGCTATGTTTACCAAAATTTATATGACGGGTCAAGACCCATCTACTGCCACAGCCATCAAACTGAAAAAAGACATTCAAAATATGACCGTGTGTAAGCCCATTGCACCGCTTGCGATTAAGACGGTGGAATTGACAATGGCCAAGCTCAATAATCAAAAAACCAAAGGCCTCCAGAAAACCTCAGTAGGAAGCGACTCTATCGATAGCTATTTGCTCACACCCATCTATGTAGACAAAAACAATGTGGATGAGTACCAAGATGAGTTTCTCAAATAG
- a CDS encoding TRAP transporter large permease: MDNLEVYALVISFLLLLIAGVPVAYSVGLASLVTILVNIDAMPAFTTIAQRMATGLDSFSLLAIPFFILAGQIMNQGGIAHRLIAFAKALVGSFPGGLAYVNIIGAMLFGAISGSAMAAVSAIGGTLGPRMEKEGYEKSYSAAVNIVSSTTGLVIPPSNILIVYSLASGGVSIAALFLAGYIPGLLMGLALMIVAAVYAKVKGYPRGEKSTLGHIFNTFIHALPSLMMLVVVIGGIVIGIFTATEASGIAVLYTFILSMIYKELTLEKIRQIAIGSVGTTAVVALLIACSMSMSWVMAYADIPQAVTAGLLSVSDNPIVILLLINLLLLAVGIFMDMTPAVLIFTPIFLPVVTAIGIDPVHFGIIMVMNLCIGLCTPPVGSVLFVGIGVAGVSLEKVIKPLIPLFIAMVIVLLLVTYIPELSLFLPRWLE, from the coding sequence ATGGATAATCTAGAAGTATACGCCCTCGTCATTAGTTTTTTGCTTCTGCTCATCGCAGGAGTACCAGTAGCCTATAGTGTAGGATTGGCCTCTTTGGTGACCATTTTGGTCAATATCGACGCCATGCCGGCATTCACCACCATCGCTCAGCGCATGGCTACTGGATTGGATAGTTTTTCTTTGCTGGCCATTCCGTTTTTCATCCTAGCGGGGCAGATTATGAATCAGGGCGGTATCGCTCATCGGCTCATCGCTTTTGCCAAAGCACTGGTAGGCTCATTCCCTGGCGGATTGGCCTATGTCAACATCATTGGTGCCATGCTTTTTGGTGCTATTTCAGGCTCTGCCATGGCGGCAGTATCCGCTATTGGTGGCACATTGGGGCCAAGAATGGAGAAAGAAGGCTATGAGAAATCGTATAGCGCGGCGGTAAACATCGTGTCGTCTACCACGGGTCTTGTGATCCCCCCTTCCAATATCCTGATCGTATATTCGCTGGCAAGCGGTGGCGTATCTATCGCCGCTTTGTTTTTGGCGGGTTATATACCTGGACTGCTTATGGGACTCGCTCTTATGATCGTAGCTGCGGTGTATGCAAAAGTAAAAGGGTACCCTCGTGGGGAAAAATCCACACTTGGTCATATTTTCAACACATTCATTCATGCTTTACCTAGTTTGATGATGCTCGTCGTAGTTATTGGAGGCATCGTCATTGGCATATTTACCGCCACAGAGGCCTCTGGCATAGCCGTACTTTACACCTTCATTTTGTCGATGATATACAAAGAGCTCACGCTAGAAAAAATAAGACAAATTGCCATTGGGTCTGTAGGCACCACTGCCGTAGTCGCTTTGCTTATTGCTTGCTCTATGAGCATGTCTTGGGTCATGGCCTATGCAGACATCCCACAGGCTGTGACAGCCGGATTGCTCAGTGTATCTGACAACCCTATTGTGATTCTATTGCTTATCAATCTTCTACTTCTCGCTGTAGGGATATTTATGGACATGACTCCAGCTGTACTAATTTTCACACCCATATTTCTTCCTGTAGTTACTGCTATTGGTATTGACCCTGTTCATTTTGGGATTATCATGGTCATGAATTTATGTATTGGACTCTGTACCCCACCTGTAGGCTCAGTATTGTTTGTAGGTATAGGTGTCGCTGGCGTCTCACTTGAAAAAGTAATCAAGCCACTCATTCCTCTCTTTATCGCTATGGTGATCGTATTACTATTGGTGACTTACATTCCTGAATTAAGTTTGTTTTTACCTAGGTGGCTTGAATAA
- a CDS encoding TRAP transporter small permease, whose amino-acid sequence MDFRQTLDKTLETVLSALLGLMVLNVLWQVGSRYLLNDPSAFTDELSRYLLIWVGLLGAAYASGKGMHVSIELLERKLDDRKKHWQQVFIQIMVLVFALAVLIIGGIRLVYISFELGQTSSAMQLSLGYVYLALPLSGILISYYSLSDLFNLLKPKNG is encoded by the coding sequence ATGGACTTTAGACAAACCTTAGACAAAACTCTGGAAACCGTACTCAGCGCACTGCTCGGGCTCATGGTTCTCAATGTCCTCTGGCAAGTAGGCTCCAGATACTTGCTCAATGATCCAAGTGCATTTACCGACGAATTGTCTCGCTATCTGCTCATCTGGGTTGGACTTTTGGGTGCCGCCTATGCTTCGGGCAAAGGCATGCATGTATCTATCGAACTACTCGAACGAAAACTAGACGACCGTAAAAAGCATTGGCAACAGGTGTTTATACAAATCATGGTCTTGGTATTTGCCCTTGCAGTACTGATCATTGGAGGCATACGTCTAGTCTACATCTCTTTTGAACTGGGACAGACTTCCTCTGCCATGCAACTATCACTAGGCTATGTCTATCTGGCTTTGCCCCTTAGCGGAATACTTATCTCTTATTATTCCTTATCTGATTTGTTCAATCTATTAAAACCAAAAAATGGATAA